In Candidatus Micrarchaeia archaeon, a single window of DNA contains:
- a CDS encoding TRAM domain-containing protein: MEIPVEKGKKYKIKITAITGNNEGIGHFENFPIYVKEAKQGEEIKVEIIDIKRYYAIGR, encoded by the coding sequence ATGGAAATACCTGTTGAAAAAGGTAAAAAATATAAAATAAAAATAACTGCCATAACTGGAAATAATGAAGGTATAGGTCATTTTGAAAATTTTCCCATATATGTAAAAGAAGCTAAACAAGGAGAAGAGATTAAAGTTGAAATAATTGATATTAAAAGATATTATGCAATTGGAAGGTGA